From Coriobacteriaceae bacterium, a single genomic window includes:
- a CDS encoding histidine phosphatase family protein — MNKDLYLVRHGQTIFNLKRIIQGWSDSPLTQLGCGQAARAGMFLRARGIEPDHAYTSTLHRTEQTIANLWPGLAYERLDGLREWFFGDFEAERVMLMPERPWRDFYRQFGGEGQMQVRERMVATLTELMQRPDHTCVLAVSHGSAIKEFMDHVKGAAADERDRVPGNCSVLHFAFDDATDMFELVEIFTQEDYARELGLEPLVAAAGPQRG, encoded by the coding sequence ATGAATAAAGACCTGTATCTGGTCCGTCACGGGCAGACAATATTTAACCTCAAGCGCATTATTCAGGGCTGGAGCGACTCGCCGCTCACGCAGCTTGGTTGCGGCCAAGCGGCGCGCGCCGGCATGTTCTTGCGTGCGCGCGGCATTGAGCCCGATCACGCCTACACCTCCACACTACATCGCACCGAGCAGACCATCGCCAACTTGTGGCCGGGCCTGGCGTACGAGCGCCTGGACGGCCTGCGCGAATGGTTCTTTGGCGACTTTGAGGCCGAGCGCGTGATGCTGATGCCCGAGCGCCCATGGCGCGACTTCTATCGCCAGTTTGGCGGCGAGGGTCAGATGCAGGTGCGCGAGCGCATGGTCGCGACGCTAACCGAGCTCATGCAGCGTCCGGACCATACGTGCGTGCTGGCGGTGAGCCACGGGTCGGCCATCAAAGAGTTTATGGACCACGTGAAGGGCGCGGCGGCCGATGAGCGCGACCGCGTGCCGGGCAATTGCTCCGTGCTGCATTTTGCGTTTGACGATGCGACGGATATGTTTGAACTGGTCGAGATCTTTACGCAGGAAGACTACGCGCGCGAGCTGGGGTTGGAGCCGCTCGTGGCGGCAGCGGGCCCGCAGCGCGGGTAG
- a CDS encoding histidine phosphatase family protein codes for MADLYLVRHGQTEFNVRNILQGWHDSPLTARGREQALATRTAFEVRGVTFDHVYSSPLGRARHTAELIAGEGCSIELVDDLREWHLGSLEGTSNREMPPQPLGDYPVAFGGESEAQLRSRMVAALSRIMDRPQHNCVLVVSHGSACREFLEYVAGGGEMPDNGAVLHFGYRDGAFSLLDW; via the coding sequence GTGGCCGATTTGTATTTGGTGCGGCATGGGCAGACTGAGTTCAATGTGCGGAACATTTTGCAGGGCTGGCATGATTCGCCGTTGACGGCGCGTGGGCGCGAGCAGGCGCTTGCGACGCGCACGGCGTTTGAGGTGCGTGGCGTGACCTTCGATCACGTGTATTCCTCTCCGCTGGGCCGGGCGCGGCATACGGCAGAGCTTATTGCTGGCGAAGGCTGTTCCATAGAGCTGGTCGACGACCTGCGTGAGTGGCATTTGGGCTCGCTGGAGGGTACATCAAACCGCGAGATGCCGCCGCAGCCCTTGGGCGATTATCCGGTTGCCTTTGGTGGCGAGTCGGAAGCGCAACTTCGGTCGCGCATGGTCGCGGCGCTGTCCCGTATCATGGACCGGCCGCAGCATAACTGTGTGCTGGTAGTCTCCCACGGCTCTGCCTGCCGGGAGTTTCTTGAGTATGTGGCCGGCGGGGGAGAGATGCCCGACAACGGTGCCGTGCTTCATTTTGGCTATCGCGACGGGGCGTTTTCGCTCCTTGATTGGTAA
- a CDS encoding nitroreductase family protein, producing MNEAVPAAPVSAESMAKQGCEKLGLDAFDALVRRARTCRRFDESMRVPREFLLELAELAHLAPCGANAQRLRFHVVSGAEDCARVFDELAWAGALKDWPGPDEGERPTGYIAILAERAVPGKPAAPITEVDTGIAAQTMMLAARSATPEVAACMFKAFTPHAIDAMGLDNDKYELKLIMAFGVPAEMQVIDAIDSNPDGSINYWRDEAQVHHVPKRPLADVLV from the coding sequence ATGAACGAAGCAGTTCCCGCGGCGCCGGTGAGCGCCGAGTCGATGGCAAAGCAGGGTTGCGAGAAGCTTGGCCTGGACGCGTTTGACGCACTGGTCCGCCGCGCCCGCACGTGCCGTCGCTTTGACGAGTCCATGCGCGTGCCGCGCGAATTTTTGCTCGAGCTGGCGGAGCTGGCGCACCTGGCCCCGTGCGGCGCCAATGCCCAGCGCCTGCGCTTTCATGTGGTGAGCGGTGCCGAGGACTGCGCACGCGTGTTTGACGAGCTCGCGTGGGCCGGCGCGCTCAAGGATTGGCCGGGTCCCGATGAGGGCGAGCGGCCGACCGGCTATATCGCGATTCTTGCCGAGCGCGCCGTTCCGGGCAAGCCGGCCGCGCCCATCACCGAGGTCGACACCGGCATTGCCGCCCAGACGATGATGCTCGCCGCCCGCAGCGCAACGCCCGAGGTGGCAGCCTGCATGTTCAAGGCCTTTACGCCCCACGCGATCGATGCCATGGGGCTCGATAACGACAAGTATGAGCTCAAACTGATCATGGCGTTTGGCGTTCCGGCCGAGATGCAGGTGATCGATGCGATCGATTCCAACCCCGACGGTTCTATCAATTATTGGCGCGACGAGGCGCAGGTGCATCACGTGCCCAAGCGCCCGCTGGCCGACGTGCTGGTGTAG